The Pochonia chlamydosporia 170 chromosome 1, whole genome shotgun sequence genome window below encodes:
- a CDS encoding adenylosuccinate synthetase (similar to Aspergillus terreus NIH2624 XP_001214417.1) — protein sequence MATIVLGAQWGDEGKGKLTDILCSKVKLCARAAGGRNAGHSIVAENGVSYSFHLLPSGLVNPNCVNLIGSGVVFHVPSFFSELDDLHKKGLDTKDRILVSDRCQVSFDLHAKVDGLEEVELGKHKIGSTGKGIGPSYSCKAARSGVRVHEIFDEPNFERKLRLLADGYKKRFGDLLEYDVEEEIARFKEYRTTLAPYVVDAVAFMKAAQDNNEKFSVEGANALLLDIDYGTYPYVTSSNTGLGGVITGLTLNPTKIDNVIGVVKAYTTRVGGGPFKTEDLGEAGTKLQEIGREWGVSTGRKRRCGWLDLVVLKYSTAINYYTLLNLTKLDVLDTFPVIKVAVAYKSPEGEEIDYFPADLGYLEKCEVVYKEFEGWQKPTTHAKTYYDLPKQAREYVEFIETFVGVKIGWIGTGPARDDMITRVA from the exons ATGGCCACGATTGTCCTTGGAGCCCAATGGG GAGACGAGGGTAAGGGAAAATTAACCGACATCTTGTGCTCCAAAGTGAAGCTTTGCGCCAGAGCAGCT GGCGGAAGAAATGCAGGCCACTCGATCGTTGC CGAAAACGGCGTTTCCTACAG CTTTCACTTGCTGCCGTCCGGCCTGGTCAACCCCAACTGTGTCAACCTGATTGGCTCGGGCGTCGTCTTTCACGTCCCCAGTTTCTTCAGCGAGCTCGACGATCTACACAAGAAGGGCTTGGATACCAAGGATCGAATCCTTGTGTCGGATCGCTGCCAGGTCAGCTTTGATCTTCATGCCAAAGTAGACGGCCTCGAAGAAGTCGAG CTTGGAAAGCACAAAATTGGAAGCACGGGCAAGGGCATTGGACCATCCTACAGCTGCAAGGCTGCCCGCAGCGGTGTTCGCGTTCACGAAATCTTTGACGAGCCGAATTTCGAACGAAAGCTCCGTCTGCTTGCCGACGGGTACAAGAAGCGCTTTGGAGATTTGCTGGAGTACGACGTTGAGGAGGAAATCGCCCGCTTTAAGGAGTACCGTACCACGCTTGCGCCTTACGTCGTCGATGCTGTGGCATTCATGAAAGCTGCCCAGGACAATAACGAAAAGTTCTCGGTGGAGGGTGCCAACGCTTTGCTCTTGGACAT TGACTACGGCACATACCCATATGTGACGAGCTCGAACACCGGCCTTGGTGGCGTTATTACTGGTCTTACCCTCAATCCCACCAAAATCGA CAACGTTATTGGTGTTGTGAAAGCCTAT ACCACTCGAGTTGGTGGCGGACCGTTCAAGACTGAGGATCTCGGAGAAGCGGGCACAAAACTGCAAGAAATCG GCCGTGAATGGGGTGTAAGCACTGGACGAAAGCGCCGATGCGGCTGGCTCGacctcgtcgtcctcaaGTACTCGACAGCCATCAACTACTACACTCTCCTTAACTTGACCAAGCTAGACGTGCTTGACACTTTCCCTGTTATTAAAGTCGCCGTCGCGTACAAGTCGCCCGAGGGCGAGGAGATTGACTACTTCCCTGCCGACCTAGGCTACCTCGAAAAATGCGAGGTGGTTTACAAGGAATTCGAAGGCTGGCAAAAGCCTACCACTCATGCCAAGACATAT TACGATCTTCCTAAGCAGGCACGTGAATACGTTGAATTCATTGAGACCTTTGTCGGA GTTAAAATTGGTTGGATTGGCACGGGTCCAGCAAGAGACGACATGATCACCCGAGTGGCGTAG
- a CDS encoding proteinase aspergillopepsin II (similar to Cordyceps militaris CM01 XP_006670710.1) — MKSILVLIATASCAVFAGPIKPEQAHHRREVTKPWGGAVQEGQGWNFVTGTLTVPEIKDQDPERAVAIWVGIDGYSCQSGAIWQTGLTWYGDGRMENWYEWYPEPPSAYPEPFSASPGDKVKMTVHADSPTSGNSTLENLSTGQSVSTQHSNMQQQLCLQDAEWVLEDFEQKELADFGSFTFTDTAANGESGPGNPEGAVIVEVEADGQEKTSCRSDANSVTCQYTGN, encoded by the exons ATGAAGTCCATTCTTGTACTCATTGCGACAGCTTCGTGTGCTGTATTTGCCGGCCCTATCAAGCCCGAGCAAGCTCATCATCGCCGCGAGGTCACTAAACCGTGGGGTGGTGCTGTGCAAGAGGGCCAAGGTTGGAACTTTGTCACTGGAACGCTTACCGTTCCTGAAATTAAAGACCAAGATCCCGAACGTGCTGTTGCCATATGGGTCGGCATTGACG GATATAGCTGCCAGAGTGGTGCCATCTGGCAAACCGGACTGACTTGGTACGGCGATGGCCGAATGGAAAACTGGTACGAATGGTATCCAGAGCCTCCTTCGGCATACCCGGAGCCCTTCTCTGCAAGCCCCGGCGACAAGGTCAAAATGACTGTCCATGCGGATTCCCCAACCAGTGGCAACTCCACGCTCGAGAACCTGAGCACAGGACAGTCGGTTTCAACTCAACATAGTaacatgcagcagcagctctgTCTCCAAGATGCTGAATGGGTGCTTGAAGACTTTGAACAGAAGGAACTGGCCGACTTTGGAAGCTTTACCTTCACTGACACTGCTGCCAATGGTGAGAGTGGTCCGGGGAATCCAGAGGGGGCAGTCATAGTGGAAGTAGAGGCGGATGGACAGGAGAAAACAAGTTGTCGATCGGATGCGAATAGTGTGACGTGCCAGTATACTGGTAATTGA